Genomic window (Granulicella arctica):
TGGGTTGGTTCTCCGGTTGGCTTAGAAGGTGTACTTCAAGGCGAACTGGAAGAAGCGTGAGTCGGGCGTGTTGCTCTGGAAGGTACGTGCGCCGGTGATCAGACCGCCCGTAGACGAGATGTTCGTCGTGCTCGGGTTGCCGTAGCCAGGGGTGTTGAGGACGTTGAAGATATCCGCGCGGAACTGCAGAGCCTGCTCGCGGAAGGTTGGGAAGGATTTGAACAGTGAAGCATCGACGCGCTCGTAGCCAGGGCCATAGACCTGTCCACGGTTGCTGCCTACATAAGCGTAAGCCGCCTGGCCGGTGACGGAGTTAGGAATCAACTGCGTTGTGCCTGGATAGAATTCCTTCGTGTAGCCGATATTGTCAGCCTGCGGATTTTTGAAAGCGCAGGGGTTGTACCAGTTCTGTACCGTCCGCACCTTGGTGGGGCAGGTAACGCCTGGGTTGGTCGAGTTGGCTGTGCCGCCACCAGCGTACGGATCGCTGATCCGGATGGCGTTGTATGCGGCGCCGCCGGGGTTGGTGATGCCATTGGTACCGATGGTGATGGGCTGACCAGTCTGCGCACGGAAGACGAAGCTGCTCGACCAACCGCCAACTGCATAGTCCGCAAGTTTGTTGTCGTTCATGTACTTACGTCCATGACCGAAGGGCAGCTCGACGTTGCCGTTGACTGTAAAGCGTTGACGGACGTCGAAGCCCGACGGACCGTAGTCCGCCCGGAGGCCAAGGATGTTGAGACTACGTGTTCCCTGGTCGCCTGTGCTGCCTAGTGGGGTGTCTGCATTGTCGAGCGATTTTGCGTAGGTGTAGGTCGTCAGGAAGCTGAGGCCGTTCGACAGACGCTTCTCGAGTTTGCCCTGAAGCGAGTTGTAGTTGGCCGCACCGTCATAGGCTGTGTACGACATGCCGTTGAAGTGTGGGAAGGGCTGGAAGGGGTTGAGCTTGTCGCCGTTGGGGTCGGTATAGCCGCTGAAGCCATTCGGCGTCAGAGCGGTCTGACCGTTTGGATTCGGGAAGAACTGTAGATGGCGCGAGACAGCGCCAACGTACCCAACCGAGGCCACCATCGTGTTGCTGATGCCGTACTCGACGGTCAGATTGAACTGCTCGCTGTAGGGAGTGCGAACCTGAGCTTCGCCGCCACGCAGGGTGGGCTGGCTCGGGGACGTAATGCCCTGAGGCAGTCCGCCCTCAAGTGTGAAGCCGTTGGTTGGGCAGGATCCGTTGAGAGTGCAGCCGCTGGTCGCAGCGTAGCTGGAATCGAACTCGAAGGGAAAGTTTTCGCCGAAGTTTGGATAGTAGCCGGTGCTCTCGAGACCACCGAAGAAGATGCCGTAGCCGCCGTGGACGACTGCCTTGTCGGTTGCCTTGAAGGCAAAGCCGACACGCGGGGCAACGTTGCTCTTCTGAGGCTTTACGAGATAGCGGTTATCCGTATAGGTGAGGGTGATGTGATCCTCAGCAAGAAGCTGGAGGAATTTGGCATTGATGGGCAGGCTGGCCTTGCTCTTTGGAATGAGGTACTGACCGGTGGCAGATCCGCCGCTGGTGAACAGGCTCGTCGGAACAAAGGCAGCCTGATTGTCGTGGCGCTCAAGGTAGGGCGTGGAGTAGTCGTAACGAACGCCGTAGTTGAGGGTGAGGCGCTGGCTGGCCTTCCAGTCATCCTGGATGTAGCCGGCGCGATTGAAGCGGACGTCGTCCGAGGTGAAGACGTTCGAGACAGCAGCGCTGTTCATGTTGTTGGTGAGGAAGTCAGCTACACCATAGCCTGTGTTTGGCGTGCCAACCTGGCTGGTGTAGAGACCGGTGTAGGTGTAGGTTCCACGAGGCTGTGTTGGCTGCGAGGTTGAGAAGCGAATGCGCTGGATGCTGACGCCGCCCTTGAGGGTGTGGTTGCCGATAACCTTCGTGACGTTGTCGAGGATCTGGTAGACGTTCTCATACTCGTTGGTGGCGTAGAACTGAGGCGAACCGAAGTTCGACAGGCCGGTGACGCTGAAGAACGGCAAGCCACCGTTGTTCTGCGCGAACGGCACACCACCGAGACCAAGGCTGGGTGCAAGAGCCGCGTTGTTTGCGTTCTCATGTAGTCCGGCGTAGTGGCCATAGTTATAGCCAAAGCGAAACTCGTTGGTGAGCGTAGGGGTGAAGACGTGCGACTCGCTACCTGCGAAGTTCTCGCCGAGAGATACGAGTTGGCCCGTGTTGCCGAAGCCACCGCCGTCGAGGATGGTTCCGAGAGGCGCTGGGTGGGTCGAGGGTTCGTGGTTATAGCTGTAGCGACCAAACATCTGATCTTTCGAACTGATGTTCCAGTCCATGCGGGTATCCCACTGGAAGGTGTTATCGATGATGTTGTTCTGGGCGGTGAAGTTGCTGTAGGTCTGTCCTGGAACGCCGACGTTTGGCAGGGGAAAGAGGCTAAGGAGCTTGAGCGCGACGGGATCCAAGGGAATGCCGGTCTGGTCGAGCCGGTTTCCTACGATCTGCGTGGTGCCGTTCGCCGTGGTGCTGGGCCGATAGAGTTGAATGGTGTTGCCGTTGACGAGACCCTTGTTCAGCAGTTCGCTGAAGTTACCGGTCCGCATGGCTGCCGTTGGGACGCTGAGACCAGAGGTGGTCTGACCGAAGACGATGCGGTTGGCTTCTACGTCGCCGAAGAAGAAGAGCTTGTTCTTGATGATCGGAAGACCGAGGGTAGCGCCGAACTGGTTCTGGCGGTACTTGGCGATTGGTGAGCTGCCCTGAAAGTATTCGCGAACGTCGAATGCATCGTTGCGAATGTACTCCCAAAGTGAACCGTGGATCTGGTTGGTACCGGAGCGGATACTGGCGTTGACGACGGCACCGGCGGAGTGACCAAACTCAGAGCTGTATGAACCAGTCTGGACCTTGAACTCGGCGAGAGCATCGGGTGGAGGACGAACGACGTAGCTGGCACCGTTGAAAAAGTCGACGACGTTCACGTTGTTGTCGACGCCATCCATGATGTAGTTGTTCTGCTCAGCACGCTGACCGTTGGCGTTGAAGTCTCCGCCCTTCTGGCCGCGGGCTCCGTTGGCAGGAGCGACGCCGGCGGTAAGCTGCGCGATGAAGACCCAGTTACGGCCGTTGAGCGGGGTGTCGTTGATGGTCTTCGACTCGATGACCTGACCGGTGGAACCTTCCTGCGTCTGGAGGAGGGGTGGTGCAGTTGTAACGGTGACGGTGGTGTTCTCCGCGCCGGTCTTAAGCTCTACGTTGACGGAGGCACGATCCTGAACGTGGAGAACGATGTTCTCCTGCGTGGTGGTCGAGAAGCCGGGGGCGGTGACGCTGACCTTGTAGTTGCCGATCTTGACGGGGGAGAAGACGTAGTTACCGCTGGCGTCGGTCTCAGTCTCGAGTGTGAGACCGGTGTCGGTGCTGGTGAGGGTAACGTGGGCGCTGGAGACTACGGCACCGGTGGGATCCTGAACGAGGCCGGTGATGGCACCCTGGTCAGCCTGAGCGAAAGCTCGTCCCGTGATGACGCCTGAGAGGAGAATGAAGGTGAAGAGCAGAGCGCCGAGGTTCCGGGCACAGCGGTGGATGTGGTCTAAACGCATAATTCCTTGCTCCTCCAAAAAAGTACCGGCTGATTCTGATGGGCCCAATCAACGCGATGCCGGCTCGGTGCCGAATCGCTCACTGTGCGTGCGGTTGCTCTTCGAATAGCTCAGCCTCTACCTGAAGTGATGACACGATCCGCAGCGCCAATGGATTGCTTATGAAAGCCTCCGAAGAGTGTCAAAGTGGCAGGACCATTGTCAAGGCATTTTTTCCGGAGGAGAAGGGGACATTTTCCTTTTGCATGAGGCACACCGACGAAAATTTCTAATTTGTTACATTTGGCTGAAATACAGCAAGATTGACACATGGTTCGGACATTGCGTTCGTTTATCGAACGAATGTAATGGGTATCATTTTTGGTTATGGGTGGACGATTTTCTTCTTAAAACGTTTACTCCGCGATGGATGTAAGCGCATTCAATCGGCATGCTATAGCATTCGTTGGTGTACCTGTCATACCAATTTATCGATTCGAATGCTGACGCAAATGGGTCGAGGAAATTGCGACGTATACGGTGGGCGTAGTAGAGTTGCGGGCAAGCGACTGATGCCGCGTTGCTGGAGCCTACCCTTGAAAATTTCCTGCCTGCGGCAAGTACTTTTGCTCTGCCTTTGTACTGCTCCCCTGGTTGCGCAGGATGCGACAACCGCTCCACGGTTGCTCAATAAAGACGGTCATTTTGAGATGACGGTCGATGG
Coding sequences:
- a CDS encoding TonB-dependent receptor, whose product is MRLDHIHRCARNLGALLFTFILLSGVITGRAFAQADQGAITGLVQDPTGAVVSSAHVTLTSTDTGLTLETETDASGNYVFSPVKIGNYKVSVTAPGFSTTTQENIVLHVQDRASVNVELKTGAENTTVTVTTAPPLLQTQEGSTGQVIESKTINDTPLNGRNWVFIAQLTAGVAPANGARGQKGGDFNANGQRAEQNNYIMDGVDNNVNVVDFFNGASYVVRPPPDALAEFKVQTGSYSSEFGHSAGAVVNASIRSGTNQIHGSLWEYIRNDAFDVREYFQGSSPIAKYRQNQFGATLGLPIIKNKLFFFGDVEANRIVFGQTTSGLSVPTAAMRTGNFSELLNKGLVNGNTIQLYRPSTTANGTTQIVGNRLDQTGIPLDPVALKLLSLFPLPNVGVPGQTYSNFTAQNNIIDNTFQWDTRMDWNISSKDQMFGRYSYNHEPSTHPAPLGTILDGGGFGNTGQLVSLGENFAGSESHVFTPTLTNEFRFGYNYGHYAGLHENANNAALAPSLGLGGVPFAQNNGGLPFFSVTGLSNFGSPQFYATNEYENVYQILDNVTKVIGNHTLKGGVSIQRIRFSTSQPTQPRGTYTYTGLYTSQVGTPNTGYGVADFLTNNMNSAAVSNVFTSDDVRFNRAGYIQDDWKASQRLTLNYGVRYDYSTPYLERHDNQAAFVPTSLFTSGGSATGQYLIPKSKASLPINAKFLQLLAEDHITLTYTDNRYLVKPQKSNVAPRVGFAFKATDKAVVHGGYGIFFGGLESTGYYPNFGENFPFEFDSSYAATSGCTLNGSCPTNGFTLEGGLPQGITSPSQPTLRGGEAQVRTPYSEQFNLTVEYGISNTMVASVGYVGAVSRHLQFFPNPNGQTALTPNGFSGYTDPNGDKLNPFQPFPHFNGMSYTAYDGAANYNSLQGKLEKRLSNGLSFLTTYTYAKSLDNADTPLGSTGDQGTRSLNILGLRADYGPSGFDVRQRFTVNGNVELPFGHGRKYMNDNKLADYAVGGWSSSFVFRAQTGQPITIGTNGITNPGGAAYNAIRISDPYAGGGTANSTNPGVTCPTKVRTVQNWYNPCAFKNPQADNIGYTKEFYPGTTQLIPNSVTGQAAYAYVGSNRGQVYGPGYERVDASLFKSFPTFREQALQFRADIFNVLNTPGYGNPSTTNISSTGGLITGARTFQSNTPDSRFFQFALKYTF